In a genomic window of Infirmifilum sp. NZ:
- the secY gene encoding preprotein translocase subunit SecY — MSTYERLSLIFRVLPEVERPSRKPSLGERLFWTALVLIAYFLLGQIPLYGIPRQTQGTIGALEFLRIVMASKRGTLIELGIGPIVTSGIVWELLVGSKIINLDLTTREGRRTFAGLQKLTAIVFAALEAFAYIYGGVYGVLTTTQQYLVFAQLLVASIFVILMNDMLEKGWGVGSAVSLFIAAGVAQQIFWELFSPIGPLADGLYYGFFPSLAVGIATFATTGNSTLLRYAILRPSGYPDLVGFASMIFLLLFLAYLESTKVTIPVASARFSGMRTRIPLKLLYVSVMPVILVGALYANIVMITQALWPRVNPGNTNPYLNIIAMYNYTSNGPIPMPGSLVYYITPPRSLFSVINDPLHVLIYSLLYIILAVLFGVAWIITSGMDPESQAEQLAKAQLQIPGFRKSEKVIANMLRRYIWSLTILSSVLIGAIAVLSDLLRAMGGGTGILLLVGIIIQYYSILASERALEMYPSLSRLLGE, encoded by the coding sequence TTGAGCACTTATGAACGGTTGTCGCTCATATTCAGAGTACTACCTGAAGTCGAGCGCCCCTCAAGGAAGCCAAGCCTTGGGGAAAGACTATTCTGGACGGCCTTAGTTCTAATAGCGTACTTCCTATTGGGACAGATCCCGCTATACGGTATTCCTAGACAGACTCAGGGAACCATCGGTGCACTCGAGTTCCTACGCATAGTCATGGCCTCAAAAAGAGGGACTTTGATAGAGCTCGGAATAGGTCCGATAGTCACGTCGGGAATAGTGTGGGAGCTTCTCGTCGGTAGCAAGATAATTAACTTGGATCTTACAACCAGGGAAGGCCGCAGAACCTTCGCCGGGCTACAGAAACTCACCGCTATTGTTTTCGCCGCACTGGAGGCTTTCGCCTACATATACGGTGGTGTGTACGGCGTCCTCACCACTACACAACAGTACCTCGTTTTCGCCCAGCTACTCGTCGCAAGCATCTTCGTTATTCTAATGAACGACATGCTTGAGAAAGGCTGGGGCGTGGGTAGCGCAGTTAGCCTATTCATAGCTGCCGGAGTAGCACAGCAAATATTCTGGGAGCTGTTCAGCCCGATAGGCCCCCTGGCGGATGGCCTGTATTATGGCTTTTTCCCATCGCTGGCCGTGGGTATCGCCACCTTTGCTACAACGGGGAACTCTACGCTCCTTCGCTATGCAATCCTTCGACCCTCGGGCTATCCTGACTTAGTAGGCTTTGCCTCGATGATTTTCCTTCTACTATTCTTGGCGTACCTTGAAAGCACAAAAGTAACTATACCTGTGGCAAGCGCCAGGTTTAGTGGAATGCGCACGCGCATACCGTTAAAACTCCTCTACGTCTCCGTAATGCCGGTAATCCTTGTAGGCGCATTATACGCCAATATTGTAATGATAACACAAGCCCTCTGGCCTCGCGTAAACCCCGGAAACACGAACCCTTACCTGAACATAATTGCGATGTACAACTACACTTCGAATGGCCCAATTCCCATGCCAGGAAGCCTGGTCTACTACATAACCCCGCCACGCTCTCTCTTCTCCGTAATCAATGACCCCCTGCATGTTCTAATCTACTCTTTGCTTTACATCATCCTAGCGGTTCTATTTGGCGTTGCATGGATTATAACTTCCGGTATGGACCCCGAGAGCCAAGCTGAGCAGCTTGCCAAAGCTCAACTACAGATACCTGGGTTTAGGAAGAGTGAGAAGGTTATTGCGAACATGCTCAGGCGATACATCTGGAGTCTGACGATCCTCAGTAGCGTTCTGATAGGTGCTATCGCCGTTCTAAGCGACCTGCTAAGAGCCATGGGAGGGGGTACGGGGATTCTTCTGCTGGTCGGAATAATCATCCAGTATTACTCGATCCTGGCCAGTGAGCGTGCACTGGAAATGTACCCATCGCTTTCGCGGCTACTGGGCGAGTAG
- a CDS encoding uL15m family ribosomal protein, translating into MVRRREKKSRYYRGSRTHGWGRVAQHRRSGRKGGRGYVGYHKHKWSWTVKYAPDWYGSHGFTRHPSLVVQFRALNVGVLDEKIEELVNLGVATRSGDSYYVDLTLLGVNKLTGSGRVSKKIVVRVHKATEQAIAKISGAGGKVVTPGEAN; encoded by the coding sequence GTGGTCAGACGCCGTGAAAAGAAAAGCCGGTACTATCGCGGTAGCCGAACACACGGGTGGGGGAGAGTAGCGCAACACAGGAGAAGCGGCAGGAAGGGCGGCAGGGGATATGTTGGCTACCACAAGCACAAGTGGAGCTGGACGGTAAAGTATGCCCCTGACTGGTACGGGTCGCATGGTTTTACAAGGCATCCATCACTTGTAGTGCAGTTCAGGGCGCTCAACGTCGGTGTGCTCGATGAAAAGATAGAGGAGCTCGTAAACCTTGGGGTCGCAACAAGAAGCGGTGACAGTTACTACGTCGACCTGACGCTACTAGGTGTGAATAAACTGACGGGGAGTGGAAGGGTTTCGAAAAAAATCGTAGTGCGGGTTCATAAAGCTACCGAGCAAGCTATCGCGAAGATTTCGGGGGCCGGAGGGAAGGTCGTTACACCTGGTGAAGCCAATTGA